In Besnoitia besnoiti strain Bb-Ger1 chromosome IX, whole genome shotgun sequence, a single genomic region encodes these proteins:
- a CDS encoding hypothetical protein (encoded by transcript BESB_013170), with protein MRGESPGETLVRAGDEARRVQEWGIAERFYSAASAKVRGRGEKASIYARKAALLLDASSDPELLAAVERRLHLLPFRRGAVPSFSSQPSRSYLPQALEGTAAFPSSPATQPRFREDGDEAAPLSRNARGAQSEGAPAEARGNRGRRPGDGLETRGAARLSHPCSRGDVCARVLEPLQARQKMEAEATGGTRAADLAPPALSPHDRGRRPPAGTGGRGTRRPEALWLSEALNARQKTRGWFGEGELALVEQARAHAARALRLNPRSFLSLYTAALADVLAHRWRSASVLTAAALGVLTQRGFYSPARLSSRFRWRLFHPPGTSAAAVLSSSAPLSSPVFSPCFRATSAASPTSAGLCLSFGALRRALNQRERTKRAINISAMPRPLCRGAAHSPSAHRKTPLGGGNEDEEPPRRASRGAAEDGLREVPARAGRAQAAGGSQSVPAPRALPSSDPIRWSLRRFYRHLPRNCDDAASSLLYHSCFRRTSSEIRFMRREPANFQMYVELKLLQMRSSLLAGQPLECLRSLCGLLATVAEAEATPGCSHALSAVDVGRAAEEGLLLGAKAMCTLLTEMLKIVQREQESDSKVTASHNGFLLLDWPLLEHIQASLQRNQETPAGEALGEESVAGAGRQSAGRTSLGLGLATSVSPRASSALPPGAARFPAGSTEQAEALTPTWRDTQAATDAAALLVRSLGQAPFEAAPCAASIELLKALLHWSLEALRACFRSASERADYDRMAAAAAWRARCFLQCRMWEEAVRESTQALAVDLWTPAEVFCTPPPGDLSLRPAGAGSCASEFQAGRPLLSLFSPVHVRAVAHFMAGRAEASAADFLLARSLTGARGPSVGHGGERETHDGPHGPLCPSEDSTPDTSGGPEESGKKCQRGDPHKDEEAAPNARGSPQRLHDASSSHRGSMTEAARMHASADREGDRGSDLQTHLQKKTLFNPREPAHRWGRTPAEKARLKRRMENRSRFLFDF; from the exons ATGCGTGGCGAATCGCCAGGGGAGACTCTTGTGAGGgcgggagacgaagcgcggCGGGTGCAGGAATGGGGCATCGCGGAGCGCTTCTActctgccgcctcggcgAAAGtccgcgggagaggagagaaggcctCCATCTATGCCAG GAaagcggcgctgctgctggacgcGTCGAGCGACCCCGAACTCCTGGCGGCGGTCGAGCGCCGGCTCCACCTCCtgcccttccgccgcggcgccgtgccCTCCTTCTCGTCGCAGCCCTCGCGCTCTTATCTGCCTCAAGCACTCGAAGGGACTGCAGCTttcccctcctcgcccgccaccCAGCCCAGATTTCGGGAAGATGGCGATGAAGCTGCGCCGTTAAGTCGAAAtgctcgcggcgcccagtCGGAGggtgcgccggcggaggcgcggggcaatcgaggccgccgccctggCGACGGGCTAGAGACACGGGGCGCCGCTAGGCTCAGTCATCCGTGTAGCAGAGGAGacgtgtgtgcgcgtgtgttagagcctctgcaggcgaggcagaagatGGAGGCCGAGGCCACAGGGGGGACGCGAGCTGCGGATCTGGCTCCGCCCGCCCTGAGCCCCCATgaccgcggtcgcaggccgccggcgggcacGGGCGGTCGGGGGACACGGCGCCCGGAGGCCCTCTGGCTATCTGAGGCGCTCAACGCGCGACAAAAGACCAGGGGCTGGTTTGGAGAAGGCGAACTTGCCCTCGTCgaacaggcgcgcgcgcacgccgccagAGCTCTGAGGCTCAATCCCAGAAG TTTTCTTTCCCTATACACGGCGGCCCTGGCAGACGTCCTGGCGCATCGCTGGAGGTCGGCTTCGGTTctcaccgccgccgcgcttggCGTTCTGACGCAGAGGGGGTTCTACAGCCCCGCGCGACTTTCGTCACGCTTTCGCTGGCGTCTCTTCCACCCGCCAGGAacctctgcggctgcggtcTTGTCCTCGTCGGCCCCTCTGTCCTCTCCTGTGTTTTCGCCTTGCTTCCGTGCTACGAGCGCCGCTTCACCCACTTCTGCAGGTCTGTGTCTTTCGTTTGGCGCGCTCCGGAGGGCCCTGAATCAGCGAGAAAGAACTAAAAGAGCGATAAATATCTCTGCTATGCCGCGGCCACTGTGTCGTGGGGCTGCCCATAGCCCATCGGCGCATCGGAAGACTCCTTTGGGCGGCGGAAatgaagacgaagagccgCCCCGTAGGGCTTCGCGGGGGGCTGCCGAAGACGGTCTGCGGGAGGTCCCTGCTCGCGCCGgcagggcgcaggcggcaggtGGATCTCAAAGCGTGCCGGCACCGCGTGCACTTCCCTCGTCTGACCCTATTCGCTGGAGCCTGCGGCGGTTCTACAGGCATCTCCCGAGAAACTGTGATGACGCCGCGTCATCGTTGCTATATCACAGTTGCTTCCGGAGAACCAGCTCTGAGATCAGGTTCATGAGACGAGAGCCGGCCAACTTCCAAATGTATGTGGAGCTAAAACTGCTGCAGATGCGGAGTAGCCTTCTCGCTGGACAGCCACTCGagtgcctccgcagcctctgcggacTCCTAGCGACGGTGGCAGAAGCCGAAGCGACGCCGGGGTGCTCGCACGCCTTATCTGCGGTTGACGTGGGAAGAGCGGCTGAAGAAGGACTTCTGCTTGGCGCGAAGGCGATGTGCACGTTGCTCACCGAGATGCTGAAGATAGTGCAGCGCGAGCAGGAGAGCGACTCCAAGGTAACGGCGAGCCACAATGGCTTTCTACTGCTGGATTGGCCG CTTTTAGAGCACATCCAGGCGAGTCTCCAACGTAATCAAGAGACGCCAGCTGGCGAGGCTCTCGGCGAGGAGTCGGTGGCGGGTGCAGGCCGTCAGAGTGCCGGGCGAACGAGCCTGGGTCTGGGCCTTGCCACCTCTGTGTCTCcacgcgcgtcctctgcgcttcCGCCTGGAGCCGCCCGCTTCCCGGCGGGCTCCACAGAGCAGGCAGAGGCGTTGACGCCAACGTGGAGAGACACACAAGCTgcgacagacgcagcggctTTGCTCGTTCGCAGCCTTGGCCAGGCACCATTCGAGGCGGCCCCATGCGCAGCCAGCATCGAGTTGCTGAAGGCCCTGCTGCATTGGAGCTTagaggcgcttcgcgcgtgcttccgcagcgcctctgaaCGCGCAGACTACGACCGGatggccgcggcggcggcgtggagggcTCGGTGCTTCCTCCAGTGCAGGATGTGGGAAGAA GCGGTCCGCGAGAGCACTCAGGCCCTGGCAGTTGATCTCTGGACTCCAGCTGAAGTCTTTTGCACGCCGCCTCCGGGTGACCTGTCTTTGCGGCCAGCAGGAGCAGGCTCGTGCGCGTCAGAGTTTCAAGCTGGACGGCCTCTGCTCA GCTTGTTTAGCCCCGTACACgtccgcgctgtcgcccaCTTCATGGCGGGGCGTGCGGAAGCGTCAGCCGCGGACTTCCTGTTGGCGCGCTCCCTCACAGGGGCGCGTGGCCCCTCAGTGGGACACGGAGGGGAGCGGGAGACCCACGACGGGCCGCACGGGCCGCTGTGCCCCTCCGAGGACAGTACCCCTGATACGTCTGGAGGCCCCGAGGAATCAGGGAAAAAATGCCAGCGTGGAGACCCTCAcaaggacgaggaggcagcgcccAACGCCCGAGGATCCCCCCAGCGGCTACACGACGCCTCCTCAAGCCACAGAGGCTCGATGACGGAAGCTGCACGGATGCACGCCAGCGCCGACCGCGAAGGAGACCGTGGAAGCGATTTGCAAACACACTTACAGAAGAAAACGCTTTTTAATCCTCGCGAGCCAGCACATCGGTGGGGGCGGACACCCGCGGAGAAAGCCCGCCTGAAACGCCGAATGGAGAACCGCAGTCGATTTCTTTTTGACTTTTAG